In Cicer arietinum cultivar CDC Frontier isolate Library 1 chromosome 7, Cicar.CDCFrontier_v2.0, whole genome shotgun sequence, a single window of DNA contains:
- the LOC101501545 gene encoding uncharacterized protein: MMKLNVKRMSWMGNIYQKFEAVCQEVDDIVGQDAVKYLENRVQNVGDSVKKLYSEVVHELLPFPTLASPTKYEAHYPALKNNVSSSVKSVGSVEGKDKKGVEENPVNNFIESSQDSNAIDQQAGALGKLELVNQVSGETCSDSLEVEDSFMTQEEVGDDSRETSGVEQESLHASIEETAIKSAPELMNLISVKEKKALEFSMHSQSYFSSSDRACGESVRRKDINKVNAEQDTCLIIEENSMNSSTAEVLNFTSVGETELIKTSLFNELSDVDKDDTDIVAEVSPAGSSVSCERTGSFVVSDCPFSESNVCCESPQVAGQVKESHDGVISNCRCQSMKSNDESHSKPCFEDIQLNNDTKLEESMEDIQLNNDTKLEERRVFVDDSELHAVVSRIQKRRSYKKRIQDAFTSKKKLAKEYEQLAIWYGDADIEPSPLFPFSSNTCVNSKNLQAQQASEIEWELL; the protein is encoded by the exons ATGATGAAGTTGAATGTTAAACGTATGAGTTGGATGGGGAATATTTACCAGAAGTTTGAAGCAGTGTGCCAAGAGGTTGATGATATTGTAGGCCAG GATGCTGTTAAATATCTGGAGAATCGGGTCCAGAATGTTGGTGATAGTGTGAAAAAGTTATATTCTGAAGTTGTACACGAGCTACTACCTTTTCCTACCTTGGCTAGTCCTACAAAATATGAAGCTCATTACCCTGCTTTGAAAAATAATGTTAGCTCGTCAGTTAAGTCAGTTGGCAGTGTCGAAGGTAAAGATAAAAAAGGGGTTGAGGAAAACCCGgtcaataattttattgaatcaTCACAGGATTCTAATGCAATTGATCAGCAAGCTGGTGCTCTAGGCAAACTGGAACTTGTAAATCAAGTTAGTGGTGAAACTTGCTCAGATTCCCTAGAGGTGGAAGATTCTTTTATGACTCAAGAAGAGGTTGGCGATGACTCTAGAGAAACTTCTGGGGTTGAACAAGAAAGCTTGCATGCGAGCATTGAAGAGACTGCCATCAAGTCCGCACCCGAGCTAATGAATTTAATATCTGTCAAGGAGAAAAAAGCCCTTGAGTTCTCAATGCATAGTCAATCCTATTTCAGTTCTTCTGATAGAGCATGTGGAGAATCAGTGAGAAGGAAGGATATTAACAAAGTTAATGCAGAACAAGACACATGTTTGATTATTGAAGAAAATAGTATGAATTCATCTACTGCTGAAGTGTTGAATTTCACTTCTGTTGGTGAGACAGAATTAATTAAAACCTCCTTATTCAATGAATTATCTGATGTTGATAAGGATGATACTGATATAGTAGCAGAAGTTTCACCTGCTGGATCATCTGTGTCGTGCGAAAGGACAGGAAGTTTCGTAGTTTCTGACTGTCCATTTTCAGAATCAAATGTATGTTGCGAGTCTCCCCAAGTAGCTGGTCAGGTCAAGGAATCTCATGATGGAGTCATTTCCAATTGTCGATGTCAATCAATGAAATCAAATG ACGAATCACACTCTAAACCATGCTTCGAAGACATTCAATTGAATAATgatacaaaacttgaagaaagcaTGGAAGACATTCAATTGAATAATGATACAAAGCTTGAGGAACGCCGTGTATTTGTGGATGATAGTGAACTCCATGCTGTGGTATCCAGAATCCAAAAGCGTAGATCATATAAG AAAAGAATCCAAGATGCATTTACTTCCAAGAAGAAGTTAGCAAAGGAGTATGAACAACTAGCAATATGGTATGGAGATGCTGATATAGAGCCAAGTCCTCTCTTTCCATTTAGCTCCAACACATGCGTGAACTCAAAGAATTTGCAAGCGCAGCAAGCTTCTGAAATTGAGTGGGAGCTGCTGTAA